The Scleropages formosus chromosome 11, fSclFor1.1, whole genome shotgun sequence genome window below encodes:
- the LOC114911852 gene encoding zinc-binding protein A33-like — translation MYKGAELLKAQRYAVDVTLDPDTAHPQLVLSEDRKRVRHENTKQELPDNPERFKRRIGVLGKERFSSGRHYWEVEVGDKTDWDLGVARESINRKGKPTLSPNNGYWTICLRNGNEYKANAESSVSLPLSVKPQKVGVYVDYEEGQVSFYSVEEMSHIYIFTGYKFTEKLYPFFWPGAPNSAPLIISPVSHTD, via the exons ATGTACAAGGGAGCTG aacttctgaaggcacaaagatacgcag ttgatgtgactctggaccctgaTACAGCACATCCTCAACTCgtcctgtctgaggacaggaaacGAGTGAGACatgaaaacacaaagcaggagcTCCCTGACAACCCAGAGAGGTTTAAACGCCGGATAGGTGTCCTGGGAAAAGAAAGgttttcttcagggagacaTTACTGGGAGGTGGAGGTTGGGGACAAAACTGACTGGGATTTAGGAGTGGCCAGAGAGTCCATCAACAGGAAGGGAAAACCTACACTGAGTCCCAATAATGGTTACTGGACTATCTGTCTGAGGAATGGAAATGAGTATAAGGCTAATGCTGAGTCctctgtgtccctccccctgagtgtgaagccccagaaggtgggggtgtatgtggactatgaggagggtcaggtctCCTTTTACAGTGTGGAGGAGATGTCTCATATCTACATTTtcactggatataaattcactgagaaGCTCTATCCGTTCTTCTGGCCAGGTGCCCCAAACTCAGCCCCACTGATCATCTCTCCTGTgagtcacacagactga